The genomic stretch GATCCGAATGTTCTCGTCAGGTATGCATTCGAAGGGCGGTTGCGCGGGTTCAAGACTCGTGTGCTCAACAAAGTGTCTTCCGCTACAATGCTTATGGAGTTGCAGAAGCCCCGAAAAACATTTGATGCCGAAGAGCGTCGAGAACCTCGGTGCAAGTGTTCTTTTCCGGCCATAGTGATTGATGGTGACAAACAACTTGATGGAGTCATGGAAGATGTGTCGGCGAGCTGCACTAAGATTCGTTTGATGACAGGTGGCGGGATTCCATTTGTTCCAGGAGCTGAAAACGAAGTCTTGCTCCGATTTTTCCCTTTTGGCTCAAAGGGGTATGAAATTCGTTGCCGCGTGGTTCAGACCTTTATGAAGCTTGGATTTGAATATGCGGTACTGGAATTCAAAAATGAAGAGGGGGACGCACACAGAAGCATCATGGAATTTGTTGAAGCCCAAGTCTGCTGTGGCATCCCCCGCATTTAGCATCTGTTTACAGTTCAAGCTTTTTTGCGAATCCGGCAGCTTCGATGCCTGCCACACAACCTTCTCCCACCGCTTTGGCCATCTGCAGGGGAGGGCCGCAAATGTCGCCCGCAGCGTATATGCCTTCGACGTTTGTTCGTTGCTTTTTGTCGGTTTCAATATACTTCATCGATTCATCCAGTTGAACACCGAGGCTTGCGGTTAATTCGAGAACGCCCTTGGCCCCCAGTTCAATGAAGACACCGGAGACACTTTGTGTCGTTCCGTCGCTGAGTTTGACCGCTTCAACAGCGTCGGTTCCTTCAATGGATTCTATCGTAACTCCTTCATGGACGTTAACTCCCGAGGTTTTGAGCTGTTCCGACAGGCCGTCGGCAATGTCCAGCTCTTCGCAGTAGAGGTGAACCTCACTGGCGAAGTTGGTGAGGGAAACAGCTCCTCCTGCGGCCGCGCTACGGCATCCGGCAACAGCTACCACTTCATCTCGGTAGAATCCTGCGTCACAATCGACGCAGTAGCTGACGCCTTTACCCAGCAACTCCTTTTCACCAGGCACTTTCAGCTTGTTTCGGCTGGAGCCTGTAGCAAGAATGACCGTCTTGGCAAGGACTGATTCGCCGGATTCCAGGTCGAGCTTGAAGAGCTTTCCATCGGGGTTAATGGACAGAACGTCTTCATCCCGAAACTCTGCTCCAAAGCTAATAGCCTGCTCGCGTCCTGTATTGAGAATATCTTCTCCTGAGATCTTGAACTGGCAGCAGTAGTTTTCAACATGAGCCCAATAGAGGCTGCTGTTGTCCATGCGTCCAAGCATGAGCGTTTTGGCTTTCTTTCTGGCTGCATGAATGGCCGCCTGTAATCCGCCGGGGCCGGCTCCAAGAATTATGACGTCATATGGATCAGATTGGAACATGTAATCCTCCGATTCGCTGGTGAGTTAGTAATGATAAAAGTATAACCATTACTTAACCAAAGTACAGACGAAAACTAGAGGAAGGGGATGCGTAGCATTGAGAAGAGACCGTGGTATCGAGAGTCCCTGAAAATATTCAATCCAATCTTCATACCCGTATGACCTTCTGCGGGCTGGGCTGTGTAGGTTTTGAACATCCTGTCCCACCATGGAAAGCAGAAACCGTAATTGGTGTTGTACTCCCGTCTGTGCGTTGAGTGGTGAACACGGTGCATGTCGGGAGTAACCAGGAACTGTCTCAAGGTTGCATCAGTTCTTATGGGAATGAATACATTTGCATGGTTAAACATTGCAGATCCATTCAGCAGTACCTCGAATGTCAGAACCGCACTGGCAGGCGGCCCGAGGACGAGGATGGACACCAGTTTAATGACCATGGACAAGAAGATTTCGATAGGGTGAAAGCGTATGCCCGTACTGGCATCTATATTAATATCAGCATGGTGCATGCGGTGAAGTCGCCAAAGAATCGGGTAATAATGGAACGCTACGTGTTGCCCATAAATCAGCATGTCCAGAATCAGTACGGACAGAATAAATGCGAACCAATAAGGTACTTCTAGTATATTGAGGAGTCCCCAGCCCTGCTCGGTGCAGTACAGGGCCAATACTGTGGGAACCAAGGGAAGCAGAAGGCGAACAAGACCTGCTGATACGAATGAGATGCCGACATTGGAAAACCACCGTTTTGCCTTGGGCGCATCAAGTACGCGCCGGGGCCACAGTGTTTCAGCGACACCCATGGCGATCAGAATAATGAAAAACGCGCCGAGGCGAATGTATGGTTCGTATGCCATGGAGCTGTAGCGCTTATTAAGGGTCGAGGTCCTTGGCAGACTCTCGGGTTCCTTCGGGTATGGGGCGTGCTCTGCCGACTTTCCCTTTGACCGGAACCCATGGTTTGCCGTGGATTCGCTGATACAACTTGTTGGCTTCCCTGAACTCGGGGTTCATTTTCAATGACATGATGACATCTTTGGATGCCTGTTCCAATTGCCCCATGAAATAGAGAGCCTTGGCCATGTTGAAATAAATATTCTCATCATTGGGCGTTAGTTCCAGTGCCTGTCGGTAGGCATGGATGGCCCCGGGATAGTCGCCTTGTTTGCGGAGATTGACACCCAACGTGTTGAATGGGTTGGGGGTGTCAGCTTCATATTTGAGAATCTCGATGAAAAGTTCTTTGGTCTCCTCAAGGCGATCAAACTGTGCATGTACTTCGGCAGCTTTTTTGAGGAACTTCTTGTATGCTTCAAGATCTTTTTTCCCTTTATAAGCATCAGCCAGCCCTTTGTATGCCTCGGCAAAAAGATCGTTGATTTTGACGGCTTTCTTGAAAGATACGATTGCTTTGCCATACTTGCTCTGTACAAGAAATTGACAACCCATGTCGTAATACTTTTGCGCTTCATCCTGATAGGAGATGAGTTCTTCGAACGCCTCGATGGCATCGTCGAAGTCGCCGCGCTCCACCATTGCCTTGGCTTCCTGCAGTTCCATTTCTTCGATTTCAGGGTAGCTGTCGAGCTGGTCCGCAAGGATGAGGTACTTTTCAAAGGTTTCTAAGGAGTAGGGTCTGAGAATGTACCCTATGCATCCGGCAGCAATGGAATCCAGGACATATTCCTTTCTGTTCTCCAAAGTCACCATGATAATGGGGAGAGGACGCCCTGACATGTTTTTGTTGATGATCTGGGCGAATTTAATGCCGGTCATGTCTTTCAAGGTGGAATCGCACAAAACAAGATCGACGTCGTTGTCGCACAGGTAATCAATGGCTTTGGCTCCAGAAGAAAACAATTCGACCTTCTGGGTGCCGAATGTTTTTATGGTAGCCAAGTCCCGTTTGGCATGCACTTCAACGTCACTGATGATGACGACTTTTTGGTATCTACCGAAGGCTTTGCTGTTTTTCTTTTGGACCATGCAGATGGTATCTCCCTGATCTTTTTCTAATATGTTGCAGGGATTAGATCAAGAGGGAGCGATGCCTTTATAATGCATGAATTTGAAAATGGATGATTCCAGTGTTTGAATCTCTGGCGTGGATGGCAGGAGAGAGATAATGATTTTCAGGTAGTTACGGGAGGTGACCAGATTGAGCGAAGTGGTGAAGTTGAAGTCATAGATCCATCCAAGGATCAGGAGTTTGAAGTCATTGGTGCAGTTTATGTTGCGGTAGTCGGCAGTCCTGCCATTCATCACATCATTATATATTGTAGCGGAATACTGGCCTGGAATATCTTCATAGCCGTGGACTACATCCGGGTCTGGTGAATCGCTGGTAAAGTGATCGACCATGACGTTCAGGATGTCGAGCTTATCCGCATCTCGGACCAGCTTCACAATGGTTTCGTACTTGGTAGGCAGAGTTTTGGAGAGTTCTTTCAGGTTATGCTGGGCGATGGCGAGTCGGATGGTGCGCCAGTCTCTCGAAGAGAGTTCGCCCGGAAGAGGAAGGTTGCGGAGAGTTTGTACACCGAGTCGTGCATGATTGGTGGAGATCCTGTCGTTGAATGTCCCATATTCAACAAACTGAGGGAATCGGCCTATATCATGATACAGGGCCGCCAGTTGGCAAAGCTGATTTAAATGACCATCAATACATTCTCCGGCCATAATACTCTCTGCGCATTCCAACACCCTCATGGAATGGCCGAGTTTGAGCCGCAGCATCGCATCCTGCTCGTCCGTGCCGGTGTAGTGAGACTCTGCGAAGGCGGTGAGTGTTTCTACATGTTCGGCAAGTGACACATCAATCTCTGAGTGCTTTCATTTTGATTTTGAATTCAATTTCGGAAATCTCGCCGCGTTCGAGCAGGGCTTCCAGTTCGGCTCTTTCCTGACGACGTTCTTCTTCTGCTTCTCTGTCCATTTCCTCATCCCGGAAATAGCCGTTTGGTCCAAAAAGAACGCGTAAAAATCCTATAATAACAGCAAAAATGAGTGCAACAAAGACCATTCTGGCGATTGCAGGGCCTATATGTTCGCCATAGCCTGCATTAAAGGGCCAGGCTCGCCATATGGGGCTATCCAGAAAATCAAAAAACTCGGTGACCATCTGAGGCAACTTATAAGAAAGCATTGAATTCTCCGCTAATCAAACATGTTCTGTACAGAGGGGTTTCTACGTTGCTATACGCTGCCTTGCAAGACTTTTAGCGCGGTTGTGCAAGTCAGATTATCATCAGCTTGTGCTTGCTCTCGGTTGTGATTATCTTTCCGTTGAGTTTGCATTCGGCTTGGTGTAGGAGTTCAATGGCTCCGGGAGGTGTGATGCGTATCCTGATTGTGGAAGATGAATTTACAAGTCGCAAGTTGTTGACGGCTTTTTTAAAGGATGTCGGCGAGTGTGATACTGCCGCCGATGGTGTCGAGTGCGTCGACATGTTTAAAAAAGCATTGGATGAAGGTCGACCATATGACTTGTTGTGTCTTGACATAATGATGCCCAACAAGGACGGACACCAGGCACTCAAGGAGATTCGAGCAATTGAGTTTGAGCGAGGGATTTTCTCGCCGGACGACGTAAAGGTGATGATGGTCACCGCGCTCAACGACCCTCAAACCGTGGTCAAGGCGTACTACAAAGGGGGGGCGGCAGCTTATCTGCCAAAACCCATCGAAGTGGAAAGCTTACGCGCCATTCTCAGAGATCTGGGATTTATTGACTGATAAACGGGACCAGTTTACACACATCATATGATTAAAACTATATTTTTGTTGCGGAGTATCGGTACGCAAGTCTTCTCTGCTACCGTAGCATCTGTCCTGATGCTGCTTGTAGCTGCGACTCCTGCCCTTGCCAATCAACAGGCCCCGGCGACGGGTGGCAGTGTGCTCAATATTTTGTTGCTTGCGCTTATTGCGTATTTTCTCGTACGCATGTTTCGTCGCCGATCCGGCGGTGATGATTCCCGCCCCGGGAATTGGACACAAAACGATTCTGAAGAAAAGAAAGGGCGGGTCATTCGTCCAATGGACCGCCATGAAGCTGCCCGAAGCGCATGGGACCACTTGCGTTCTGACAGTGATTCAGCAGATGTCGATTCTCATGTCAGTTCACCTGTCGAAACGGGGGGATTCAATGAAGCTGAGTTTCTGGAAGGAGCTAAGCTGTTCTTTTCTCGTTTCCAGCAGGCGGCAGACGATCGCGATTTCGAACAATTGAAAGTATTTTTGTCTGATGAAGTGTACGCAGACGCTGTTCTGAATGCTCAAAACAATCCAGGGGATGTTACCGAAATCATGTTGCTCAATGCTCGCATGATGGAGATGAAGCAGGAAGACAACAAAACGTTTGCTACAGTTTTTTATGACGCTCAGGTTCGTAAAGGCGGGCCCGGCGGTCAGTCGCAACATTTGCGGAGCGTTTGGGAATTTTCTCGTGATGATTCCGTGGATAACGGTCTGTGGACTCTGGAAAAAATCAATAAAGTAGACCAATAGCGTTAGGCTTTGGGGAGGTACGATGGCTGAAAAGTCATACGATCTGACTCTGCCCATGGACAAGCTGATCGATATTGCCGTGAATAAATTCGGTGATGTTGAATTTCAGGATGTGGCCGTGGGGGGAGAGTCTTTCAAGGTGTTGCAGATTAAAAATATGCAGCAGTATATTGACAAACTCATGGATAAAACTCGTGCTGGAAAGAGTGTGGTTTTGCCGCTTTGGGCAAAACTGTGGCCTGCCAGCATGGTGATGGGACACTCTCTTTCCAAATTCTCTTTAAGCGATGATGCAGAGGTTTTGGAAATTGGCGGCGGCGCAGCGCTTTCAGCTCTTGTGCTGGCGCGCAGAGGGTTCTCGGTCACCGTGACAGATATAGACCAGGACGCGTTGCTGTTCAGCCGCATCAATGCCTTGAAGAATGATGTGGGAGAGCGCTTTACGGTTGTCAGCAGTGATTTCCAGAATGGCTTGGGCAAACACTATGACTGTATAGTTGCTTGCGAGTTGCTTTATGAAGAAAAGCAGTTCGATCTGCTGGCTTCATTTATTGATAAGAACCTCGTTCAAGCTGAGTCCGGAGAAGTATTTCTTTCTTTGGATCTTAAGCGCGTTGCTCAGAATTTCTTTAAAGAGAGCAGCGAGGTTTTCAAAATCATGAAATCGACTGCAACGTTCAAGGAGCAAGATACAGGTGAAGCCAAACCTGTAAATCTGTTCCGTTTCAAAAGGAAATAGACGTGATCGTTCTTAAGGACTGCAATAAGCAGTATACAACCGATCAGGACAAGGCTTGCTCCCCGCAGGAAACTGTAGCCCGGGTCAGAGACCTGTTGGCAAAGAAATGTGAAGGTGTGTTGGCTGAAACCGATCAGGTGGACACCGGACGTTTGGGTATTCCTGTCTTTGTCTCCAAATGTGGGCCGGCTGCAAAAGCTGTCATGCCGACTCGAAAGCAGATGGGTAAAGGGGCTTCACCGGAACAGGCGGAAGCTTCCGCTCTCATGGAACTTGTTGAACGCTTTTCGTATTTCAGCTTTTGGTCCAACGAAGAGAATTTCGTTAAGTTGACGTGGTCTGAAGCTATTGAGAAGTGGCCTGGCCAGGTGATGGATATTTCCAGGATTTCTTGTTCTGTGGACGAAGACATCGCTGACGATGATGCCGTCCGGCTGATGGACCTGCATAAGTGGCGTTTCCATCCTGCAATGAATATTGCGACCGGTGAACACGAGTACGTTCCTTTGGATTGGTTCAAGAAATTAAATGAATTCAACGGTTCCTCTGCGGGTAACACGTTTGAAGAGTCGATATCCCAAGGTGGTTGCGAGCTGGTTGAACGGCATGTTTGTGCTGTCATTGATCGGACGCGTCCGACACTGCCGACCATTGATTTGAATTCTTCGGATGATCCAGTCTTCAAACGCCTTGTCCAGTGCTTTGAGAAGAATGGTATTACGCTGATCCTCAAGGACTTTTCCATGGATTACCCGGTGCCGACAGTTGGCGCCATTGCATGGGATGGCAAAACGTTTCCTGCATTGAGTGAAATTGTTTTCACTGCTGGTACTGCTGCATCGCCTCTGAAGGCAGCCGTGCGTGCAATTACCGAGGTTGCTCAGTTGGCCGGTGATTTTGAAACCAGTCGCGTTTACGAAGCTTCCGGGTTGCCCAAGTTCACTGATCTTGAGCAGGTGAAATGGCTTCAGGAAGGGGAGATTGTCCCTCTAGATTCGCTTCCTTCCGTAGAAGACGGCAATATCTACGTGGAATTGATGACCCTGGCCAAGGGCCTTGAGTCGGGCGGTACCCCGCTTTATTCGGTAGACACCCGTCATCCGGACCTGATGGTAACAACGAACTACAATTTTGTTCCAGGGTTTGATTTTCGTGAAAGGACACCAAATCGCAGCATAGGTCTTTTTGTCGGTCGTATTCTGGCTGAAGACGCAGACTTTGGAGATGCCTTGGAAGGGCTTGATGTAATAGAAGATATATATCCTGATTCATACTTCCTTCCGTTCTTCAGAGGTCTGTTGGCTTTGCGGATGGGAGATGTAGAATACGCAATCGAGCAGTTTGACGCTGCCGAGCCCCTCCAGCCAGCCAACGAGGAACGAGCACTTGCAGCTTTCTATCAGGCTTATGCGCTGTCTCAGTTGGAACGTTGGGAAGAGACCGTCAAGCCTCTTGATCGAGCCATTCAGTTGGACAACGATTGTAAGGAATTCTTCAATCTTCGAGGGGTTGCACACTTCAAGGCCGAGCGATACGCGGAGGCTGCACAGGATTTCCAAGCTTCACTGACTATCGACAGTGGCACGGCTCATGATCTTGCCAATCTCGGTCTTTGTCATAAATTCATGGGAAATGAGTCTGAAGCTCTTGACTATCTTGGAGCAGCGCTTAAGTTGGACCCAGAGTTGGAATATGCTCGGGCTCACTATGATGAAATAAAGCAATCCTAGTGGGTTGGATCGTGTTTCCAGGCCCCGTGATTGTTGTTTTGAAATGCTAAGGATGCTTGACAAGACAAAAGGGGAGAAGTAATGTCCCCCCACGGTTTTGGCCGTATCTTTATATAGGTATCAAACAGCGGATCGCTGTTTACATGGATATGGTTGCTCCGAATTGTGTCGGAGTCCATCTTGAAAAACTATCCACTTAGGAGGATAAAATGGCTGTTGTTGAATACCAGGGTACTTCTTTTGAGGTTGATGAGGACGGTTTCCTGCAGAAATTCGAAGACTGGACCCCTGATTGGGTTGAGTACGTAAAAGAGTCTGAAGGCATCAAGGAAATCACCGAAGATCACCAGAAAGTCATCGACTTCCTGCAGGACTACTACAAGAAGAACGGCATCGCACCGATGGTCCGTATCCTCTCCAAGGTCACTGGCTTCAAACTGAAGCAGATCTACGAGCTGTTCCCCTCCGGACCTGGTAAGGGAGCCTGTAAGATGGCTGGCCTGCCCAAGCCCACCGGCTGCGTATAGTTCGCAATCGAGCTTGATATTCAAAGGGTGGAAGTTAACCTTCCACCCTTTTTCATTTTTCCCTACGTCGGTTGTCTTGGTGTCGACGCTATCGCAGGCTTTTGGCTGTAAGCTATTTTCTCGAAACTATGTTGCTCATGCCGGTTTCATGGGCTAGTGTTTTTGAAGTATTTTTTTTCTTGCCAAGCGATGGTACAGTGCGTATAAGACCGAGTTCCGAACGAAATTAATGACAGGAGTACGTCATGAAAGCCGATATTCATCCGAAGACCTACAAGGCTAACTTCCGTTGCCACTGTGGCTACGAAGCCGAATTGCTGACCACCAAAGGCGAGCAGCTTGAAGTCGAAATCTGCTCCAACTGCCATCCTTTCTACACTGGAAAGCAGCGTTTTGTTGATACTGCCGGTCGTATTGATCGCTTCCGTAAGAAGTACGCAGCCTTCGGCAAAAACAAAGATTCCAAGTAACTTCTTTTCACGGCGTAAAGCCGCTGTATATGCCTTCGTTGGGGTAGCTTTAGAGCTCGCCCTTCGGAGGCATATTGCTTTATCTGGCAATTGAAAAATACTGTCAGTCGATCTTTACAAACGACGATTAATTCATAATTGTGGTTTGTACAGTGCACAGCGCAAGAGGTTTGCGCACGACGTGCCACATACCTTTTCTTCTTATCGGAGGGTGACTGGTTGAATTTGAGAGGATTGTTTGCTTTGGCCGCACCGCAGTCTGTTGGCGGGCAGGCTGTAATCGAAGGTGTCATGATGCGCGCCAAGGATACACTTGCCATTGCCATTCGTAAGGCTGACGGAGAAATTGTTACCGAGGTTCGTCCCTGGTTCTCTCTTTCCATTCATCCTTGGTTGAAAAAACCGTTTCTCCGCGGATTTCCAATTCTCATGGAAACCATGGTAAATGGCATCAAAGCCCTCAATTATTCAGCTGTCCAAGCGGCAGAAGATGATGACGATGATACAGAGCTGACTAGCTGGCATCTGATTTTAACAATGGTACTTGCTCTGGGTGCAGCGCTCGGACTTTTCGTTGTTCTTCCGCACTTTCTTTCTGTTGGCATGGAGTATCTTGGCCTTGCTGGTGATGTCGATTCTTTGAGTTTTCACATCTGGGATGGTATCATTAAAATGGTCGTCTTTGTCGGGTACATCCTTGCCATTTCGTACATCCCCGACATCAAGAGAGTCTTTCAGTACCACGGAGCCGAGCATAAAGTGATATGGACCTGGGAAGAGGGCAAGGAATTGTCGCCTGTCTCCACTCGTCTTTACAGTCGCCTTCATCCACGTTGCGGCACTGCTTTTCTTCTTTTTGTTCTTGTTATTTCTATTTTACTCTATGCAGTGCTTGTGCCGTATCTTTTGACCTTTTATTCTCCTGAATATTTTGTTTTCAAACATCTGTACATTGTAGGCCTGAAGTTGTTTCTCATGATCCCTGTCAGCAATATTGCGTATGAGATGATCAAATTTTCGGGCAAATACAGCAAGTCCATGTTGTGCAAGATCATGTGTTGGCCTGGCATGATGATGCAGATGCTTACCACCAAAGAACCTGATGACAGTCAGATTGAAGTGGCTATTGCCGCTTTGGAGTGCGCCGTCAATACCAAGGAGTCATAGACCATGTTTGGCAAGCTTGAAGAAATTGAAGCGAAATACGAGGAACTGGAGCAGGAGCTTGCCCAGCCGGATATCTTTAATGACCAGGAGCGCTACAAGAAGGTTTCTAAAGCGCACGCTGATCTTGGTGAAATCGTAGCTGTTTTTCGTGATTATCGGCAAGTTGTTCAGGATTTGCAGGATAATCGCGAGATGCTCCATGACTCAGATCCTGACATTCAGGAAATGGCTAAAATGGAGATCGACGAGCTTGAGCCACAGATCCCTTCCCTTGAAGACCGACTCAAGGTTTTGCTTCTGCCCAAAGACCCCATGGATGAGAAGAATATCATTCTTGAAATCCGAGCTGGTACCGGCGGCGATGAGGCTGCTTTGTTCGCTGCTGATCTTTACAGAATGTATAGTCGGTATGCTGAGAACAACGGCTGGAAAGTCGAGGAGATGAGCTCCAACTCTACTGGATCAGGGGGCCTGAAAGAAGTCATTGCCACCATTTCCGGTGACATGGTTTACAGTAAACTGAAATTTGAATCCGGTACCCATCGTGTCCAACGTGTGCCGGCGACAGAATCGCAGGGACGTATTCACACTTCCGCTGTAACTGTTGCCATTATGCCTGAAGCTGAAGAGGTTGACGTGGATCTTCGCAACGAGGATTTGCGAATCGATGTTTTCAGAGCTTCCGGGCCAGGCGGACAGTCTGTTAATACCACTGACTCGGCTATTCGTGTAACTCATGTACCTACTGGGTTGGTCGTTATTTGCCAGGATGAAAAGTCCCAGCATAAGAATAAAGCCAAAGCCCTCAAGGTCCTGCGTTCAAGATTGTTGCAGCTGGAGCAGGAGAAGGCAAAAGCCGAAGAAGATGCTACGCGCCGTAGCCAAGTCGGTAGCGGTGATCGTTCCGAGCGTATTCGGACATACAACTTCCCGCAGGGACGCGTATCGGATCATCGAATCAACTTGACTCTACATTCGCTTCATAAAGTAATGGAAGGCGAGATTGATGAAATGACCGATGCGTTGATCAGTCATTTCCAGGCCGAAGCCATGAAAGGGCAGGGGCAGTAGCTCGTTAGCCCCCGTCGATTGATGTCGCAATCCATAATTGAACTGCTGCAAGTCTGCGAACAGCGGTTGTTTGCTGTCGATTCACCACGATTGAGTGCTGAGTTGTTGATTGCTCATGTACTTGAGTGTTCTCGTTTGGACCTTGTTCTGAACAAGGATCGGATGCTTGCATCTGCTGAATTGAGTCAGATTGAAGAGCTGGTTGCACGACGTGAAGGTGGGGAACCAATTGCCTATATTTTGGGGAGTAAAGAATTCTTTGGGCTGGATTTTGAAGTTGCCCAGGGAGTGCTTATTCCCCGTCCAGAAACCGAACATCTAGTTGAGGCCGTTCAGGAGCGATTCAGCCCAGATGCTGAATTCCTTTTTGCGGATTTGGGGACTGGATCTGGAATACTGGCCGTAACGATTGCGACCTTGTTTCCCAACGCAAAAGGAGTCGCTGTTGATTTGAGTCCTGAAGCTTTGAAGATTGCTTCTCGCAACAGTGTTACACACGGTGTAAGCGATAGGGTTTCATTTGTTCAGGCAGATTTTACCTGCCCTTTGTTTCAGCCTCAGTCTTTTGATCTCATCGTTACCAATCCGCCCTATGTTCCGCTTTACGAATATGAAAGCGCGAGCCATGAGGTTGTATCCTTTGAGCCTCGTACCGCTTTGGTGAGTGGAATTGATGGGCTTGATCATATGCGACTGCTGTTACCTCATGTCGAGAAGGCGCTGCGCTCAAATGGTTCTTTCCTGTCAGAAATCGGATACCAGCACGGCGATCAGTTGGTGAGAATGTTTACTGATAACTGGCCTGAATTTTATGATGTATTAATTAGAAAAGACCTTTCTGGACATGATCGTATTATAATTTCACAGCGACGCTAATCTCAAAAAAACAACAGTTTTTCACCAATGTTGTTGTAAAAATACAAGAAGTCGCTAAATCACCACATGCTGAAAATCATCGATAGTTAAGATAAAGTCAGTTTCTTCAGTGTTTTATATGAATCAGGGTTTGTGGCACATTAATTGCTTTATTATGTGTGGTTATCAACCGGAGGAATAATGCTACAAACCACTATACATAAAACAGTTCGGTGTACCGGAGTCGGACTCCACAGCGGAAAGCAGGTGGAGATGGTTTTGCGTCCCGCAGCTGAAGATACAGGAATTCTTTTCTCATTGCACAATGGGGATGGTTCCACTTTCCTTACACCAGCCCCAAACCTTGTTGTTGAAACTGGCTTGGCGACTGTGTTGGGCAATGGGCGCGAGACCGTTGCAACGGTAGAGCACTTGCTCGCAGCCGTGTCGGGAATGGGTATCGACAATATACATATCGAAGTGACTGGACGTGAGCTTCCCATTATGGATGGAAGTGCTGCTTCTTTTGTTTATCTGCTGAAGCAGGCTGGCGTTCGTGAACTGGGCAAGCCACGTACCGTGATGGCAATCAAAAAAGCTATTGAATTTGAGCAGGATGGCAAGTCCATCAAGGCTCGCCCATATGATGGTTTCCGAGTTGATTACACCATCGAGTTTGCACACCCTCTCATTGGTGTCCAAAATATGTCTCTTGAGGTGACTCCTGAGAATTTTGTGGCTGAAATCGCAAAAGCAAGAACTTTCGGTTTTCTCAAGGAAGTAGACTATCTCCATGCCAATGGGCTTGCTCTTGGCGGCTCTTTGGATAACGCAATCGTCCTTGATGAATATGGTGTCCTGAATGCGGAGGGACTCCGTTTCCAGGATGAGTTTGTTCGCCACAAGATCTTAGACTTTGTTGGAGATATGGCAGTTCTGGGTGCTCCGCTTCAAGGACATTTCACTGTCTTTGCTTCTGGACATGCAATGAACAATGCTTTCCTGCGTCATATCGATGAAAATAGAGAGATGTATCTTGAAACGAAAACATTGGCTGACTCTCTTCGTGTTGAGGAAACCGTACATGAGGGTGTTGTTGAGGCTGCTCCGGTCCCAGCATAGATCAGCATTTTTAGATTTCAAAAGAAACCCCGCCAAAAGCGGGGTTTCTTTTTTGGGCTGGT from Pseudodesulfovibrio profundus encodes the following:
- a CDS encoding YcaO-like family protein translates to MIVLKDCNKQYTTDQDKACSPQETVARVRDLLAKKCEGVLAETDQVDTGRLGIPVFVSKCGPAAKAVMPTRKQMGKGASPEQAEASALMELVERFSYFSFWSNEENFVKLTWSEAIEKWPGQVMDISRISCSVDEDIADDDAVRLMDLHKWRFHPAMNIATGEHEYVPLDWFKKLNEFNGSSAGNTFEESISQGGCELVERHVCAVIDRTRPTLPTIDLNSSDDPVFKRLVQCFEKNGITLILKDFSMDYPVPTVGAIAWDGKTFPALSEIVFTAGTAASPLKAAVRAITEVAQLAGDFETSRVYEASGLPKFTDLEQVKWLQEGEIVPLDSLPSVEDGNIYVELMTLAKGLESGGTPLYSVDTRHPDLMVTTNYNFVPGFDFRERTPNRSIGLFVGRILAEDADFGDALEGLDVIEDIYPDSYFLPFFRGLLALRMGDVEYAIEQFDAAEPLQPANEERALAAFYQAYALSQLERWEETVKPLDRAIQLDNDCKEFFNLRGVAHFKAERYAEAAQDFQASLTIDSGTAHDLANLGLCHKFMGNESEALDYLGAALKLDPELEYARAHYDEIKQS
- a CDS encoding TusE/DsrC/DsvC family sulfur relay protein, yielding MAVVEYQGTSFEVDEDGFLQKFEDWTPDWVEYVKESEGIKEITEDHQKVIDFLQDYYKKNGIAPMVRILSKVTGFKLKQIYELFPSGPGKGACKMAGLPKPTGCV
- the rpmE gene encoding 50S ribosomal protein L31 encodes the protein MKADIHPKTYKANFRCHCGYEAELLTTKGEQLEVEICSNCHPFYTGKQRFVDTAGRIDRFRKKYAAFGKNKDSK
- a CDS encoding DUF1385 domain-containing protein — protein: MNLRGLFALAAPQSVGGQAVIEGVMMRAKDTLAIAIRKADGEIVTEVRPWFSLSIHPWLKKPFLRGFPILMETMVNGIKALNYSAVQAAEDDDDDTELTSWHLILTMVLALGAALGLFVVLPHFLSVGMEYLGLAGDVDSLSFHIWDGIIKMVVFVGYILAISYIPDIKRVFQYHGAEHKVIWTWEEGKELSPVSTRLYSRLHPRCGTAFLLFVLVISILLYAVLVPYLLTFYSPEYFVFKHLYIVGLKLFLMIPVSNIAYEMIKFSGKYSKSMLCKIMCWPGMMMQMLTTKEPDDSQIEVAIAALECAVNTKES
- the prfA gene encoding peptide chain release factor 1; this translates as MFGKLEEIEAKYEELEQELAQPDIFNDQERYKKVSKAHADLGEIVAVFRDYRQVVQDLQDNREMLHDSDPDIQEMAKMEIDELEPQIPSLEDRLKVLLLPKDPMDEKNIILEIRAGTGGDEAALFAADLYRMYSRYAENNGWKVEEMSSNSTGSGGLKEVIATISGDMVYSKLKFESGTHRVQRVPATESQGRIHTSAVTVAIMPEAEEVDVDLRNEDLRIDVFRASGPGGQSVNTTDSAIRVTHVPTGLVVICQDEKSQHKNKAKALKVLRSRLLQLEQEKAKAEEDATRRSQVGSGDRSERIRTYNFPQGRVSDHRINLTLHSLHKVMEGEIDEMTDALISHFQAEAMKGQGQ
- the prmC gene encoding peptide chain release factor N(5)-glutamine methyltransferase — encoded protein: MSQSIIELLQVCEQRLFAVDSPRLSAELLIAHVLECSRLDLVLNKDRMLASAELSQIEELVARREGGEPIAYILGSKEFFGLDFEVAQGVLIPRPETEHLVEAVQERFSPDAEFLFADLGTGSGILAVTIATLFPNAKGVAVDLSPEALKIASRNSVTHGVSDRVSFVQADFTCPLFQPQSFDLIVTNPPYVPLYEYESASHEVVSFEPRTALVSGIDGLDHMRLLLPHVEKALRSNGSFLSEIGYQHGDQLVRMFTDNWPEFYDVLIRKDLSGHDRIIISQRR
- the lpxC gene encoding UDP-3-O-acyl-N-acetylglucosamine deacetylase, coding for MLQTTIHKTVRCTGVGLHSGKQVEMVLRPAAEDTGILFSLHNGDGSTFLTPAPNLVVETGLATVLGNGRETVATVEHLLAAVSGMGIDNIHIEVTGRELPIMDGSAASFVYLLKQAGVRELGKPRTVMAIKKAIEFEQDGKSIKARPYDGFRVDYTIEFAHPLIGVQNMSLEVTPENFVAEIAKARTFGFLKEVDYLHANGLALGGSLDNAIVLDEYGVLNAEGLRFQDEFVRHKILDFVGDMAVLGAPLQGHFTVFASGHAMNNAFLRHIDENREMYLETKTLADSLRVEETVHEGVVEAAPVPA